The following coding sequences are from one Caloenas nicobarica isolate bCalNic1 chromosome 25, bCalNic1.hap1, whole genome shotgun sequence window:
- the RETSAT gene encoding all-trans-retinol 13,14-reductase — translation MLGPGALLFLALLLLLLFVLRLLWGPGSGPSPFAADARRPPAPIVTDKALRRTVVKTVFSADKVPERLDAIVVGSGIGGLAAAALLAKAGRRVLVLEQHGKLGGCCHTFTEKGYEFDTGIHYVGRMHEGSMTRFMVDQLTEGQLEWARLPHVYDAVVLGEPGSSKTYRIYSGKREFFQGLKEQFPGEEAAIDEFQQLVKSASRGAAVLNVLKVLPRALAGMLCRSGLLLWLIPFCRLATRSLRDVVDGLTANPELQAVLCYIFPTYGTLPSKTSFSMHSLLVHHFLQGAWYPKGGSGEIAFHTINVIRKTGGNVLGRAPVQKILLDSQGRACGVSVKKGQDLVNIYAPVIISDAGVFNTYERLLPAEARALPGIQSQLRLAAHGEGGFSVFVGLNGSREELGLEPTNYYLYLGNDLDEIMNRYLSASREEAAKLIPFMFITCPSAKDPTWDMRHPGKSTISVLTFAKYEWFEEWKDEQVNKRGDDYEDLKKAFVDVIMQAVFKLYPRIEDRIEYISGGTPLTNQHYIASAKGEFYGMDHNIARLQAETIVTLRPQTDVPNLYLTGQDIGVAGFMGALHGAFMCASAVLKRNLYLDLVWLKRRTKAIKSTKKD, via the exons ATGCTGGGCCCGGGCGCGCTGCTGTtcctggcgctgctgctgctgctgctgttcgtGCTGCGGCTGCTCTGGGGCCCCGGCAGCGGCCCCAGCCCCTTCGCCGCCGATGCCcggcgccccccggcccccatCGTCACCGACAAGGCGCTGCGCAGGACGGTGGTGAAGACAG TTTTCTCAGCAGATAAAGTCCCCGAGCGTCTCGATGCCATCGTGGTGGGCAGCGGCATCGGGGGGCTGGCGGCCGCCGCGCTGCTGGCCAAGGCGGGACGGCGCGtgctggtgctggagcagcacGGGAAGCTGGGCGGGTGCTGCCACACCTTCACCGAGAAAGGCTACGAGTTCGACACCG GTATCCACTACGTGGGGCGGATGCACGAGGGCTCCATGACCCGGTTCATGGTGGACCAGCTGACCGAGGGGCAGCTCGAGTGGGCTCGGCTCCCCCACGTCTACGACGCCGTCGTTCTGGGGGAACCCGGCAGCAGCAAGACCTACCGCATTTATTCGGGAAAAAGGGAATTTTTCCAAGGTTTGAAGGAGCAGTTTCCCGGGGAGGAGGCGGCGATCGATGAGTTCCAGCAGCTGGTGAAG AGTGCCAGCCGCGGGGCCGCGGTGCTGAACGTGCTGAAGGTGCTGCCGCGCGCGCTGGCCGGGATGCTGTGCCGCtcggggctgctgctgtggctcaTCCCCTTCTGCCGCCTGGCCACGCGCAGCCTCCGCGACGTGGTGGACGGACTGACCGCCAACCCTGAGCTCCAAGCCGTCCTCTGCTACATCTTCCCCACCTACG GCACGCTGCCCTCCAAGACGTCCTTCTCCATGCACAGCCTCCTGGTCCACCACTTTCTCCAAGGCGCCTGGTACCCTAAAGGGGGGAGCGGGGAAATCGCCTTCCACACCATCAACGTCATCCGCAAAACCGGCGGGAACGTCTTGGGCCGGGCGCCGGTGCAGAAGATCCTCCTGGACTCGCAGGGCAGGGCCTGCG GCGTGAGCGTCAAGAAAGGCCAAGATTTGGTGAATATCTACGCCCCCGTTATCATTTCGGATGCCGGGGTCTTCAACACCTACGAACGGCTCCTGCCGGCGGAGGCGCGGGCTCTACCCG GGATCCAGTCTCAGCTTCGCTTGGCAGCACATGGTGAAGGGGGTTTCTCCGTCTTCGTGGGTCTTAATGGCTCGAGGgaagagctggggctggagcccaCCAACTACTACCTGTACCTAGGAAATGACCTGGATGAAAT AATGAATCGCTACCTGAGCGCTTCCAGAGAAGAAGCTGCCAAGCTCATCCCTTTCATGTTTATCACCTGTCCGTCGGCCAAGGACCCCACCTGGGACATGAGGCACCCAG GTAAATCCACCATTTCCGTCTTGACCTTCGCCAAATACGAGTGGTTCGAGGAGTGGAAGGACGAGCAGGTGAACAAGCGGGGAGATGATTACGAGGACCTGAAGAAGGCCTTTGTGGACGTCATCATGCAGGCCGTCTTCAAGCTCTACCCTCGCATCGAGGACAGG ATCGAGTACATCTCCGGAGGGACACCCCTCACCAACCAGCACTACATCGCCAGCGCCAAGGGGGAGTTCTACGGTATGGACCACAACATCGCCCGCCTGCAGGCTGAAACCATCGTCACCCTGAGGCCACAGACAGATGTCCCCAACCTCTACCTGACAG GGCAGGACATAGGTGTGGCCGGCTTCATGGGCGCCCTGCATGGGGCCTTCATGTGCGCCAGTGCCGTCCTCAAGCGCAACCTCTACCTTGACCTGGTGTGGCTGAAAAGGCGCACGAAGGCCATCAAGTCTACAAAGAAGGACTAA